One genomic window of Candidatus Kuenenia stuttgartiensis includes the following:
- a CDS encoding bactofilin family protein — translation MKFKNNEVPDVIEITCPYCKGCLTVSVYCESILCSHCSRHVNVKEILSPSQKAKSTTVGKREVFCFKCGKGIYADKNAQAVSCIYCYNRNELSDYKVKSILGRNLQTHGTLYLKKKGTIEISNILVGNAFIDGKINGDLTAMGAVEILKHGEVHGTITCRKLIVKKGGIFEGSVRMLQGEARP, via the coding sequence ATGAAGTTTAAAAACAATGAAGTGCCTGATGTTATCGAAATAACATGCCCCTATTGCAAGGGCTGTCTTACCGTATCGGTTTATTGCGAGTCGATACTATGCAGCCATTGTAGCCGGCATGTCAATGTGAAAGAAATCCTTTCCCCTTCCCAAAAAGCAAAAAGCACAACTGTTGGGAAAAGAGAGGTTTTTTGTTTTAAGTGCGGGAAGGGAATTTATGCAGATAAAAACGCGCAGGCGGTATCATGTATTTATTGTTATAACCGAAATGAACTGAGCGATTACAAGGTAAAATCGATTTTAGGAAGAAATCTTCAGACTCACGGTACGTTGTATTTAAAGAAAAAAGGAACGATAGAGATATCAAATATTTTGGTTGGGAATGCCTTTATCGATGGCAAAATAAACGGCGACCTCACCGCAATGGGCGCGGTGGAAATTTTAAAACATGGAGAAGTTCATGGCACAATAACCTGCCGTAAATTAATAGTAAAAAAAGGCGGTATTTTTGAAGGAAGTGTACGAATGTTGCAAGGCGAGGCAAGGCCTTAA
- a CDS encoding chemotaxis protein CheD: protein MNDAPNIYTVGVGDAKIARAPNQLKTLLGSCIGIALYDPIVKVGGILHIMLPKKIGNDQKLTKYADPGLPFFIGQIIKNGGASKNTLLAKIFGGAKMFETAGKLINIGEKNEHEVRRILKEEGIKIVAAKTGGTKGYNIALDTTTGNVECRIFGEAVCIY, encoded by the coding sequence ATGAACGACGCCCCTAATATCTACACCGTTGGCGTTGGAGATGCAAAAATAGCACGGGCTCCTAACCAATTAAAGACATTGCTCGGTTCATGCATCGGAATAGCATTGTACGACCCCATAGTAAAAGTAGGGGGCATCCTTCATATCATGCTGCCCAAAAAAATAGGGAATGATCAAAAATTAACGAAATATGCTGACCCGGGATTGCCTTTTTTTATCGGACAAATCATCAAAAACGGCGGAGCGTCAAAAAACACCCTCCTTGCAAAAATATTTGGCGGCGCAAAGATGTTCGAAACCGCCGGGAAGCTCATTAATATTGGCGAAAAAAATGAACATGAAGTGCGCAGGATATTAAAAGAAGAAGGTATCAAAATTGTAGCGGCAAAAACGGGTGGAACAAAGGGATACAATATAGCGCTTGATACAACCACCGGCAATGTGGAATGCCGCATATTCGGAGAAGCTGTCTGTATTTATTAA
- a CDS encoding CheR family methyltransferase, translating to MEIDLTDQEFALFQKLIYDESGINLSPAKKELLKSRLAKRLRTLSLKSFREYHTYVTERDVTGKEMIHMIDCISTNLTEFFREIAHFNFLSEKLLPALLKKKKKMKEKKLRVWSAGCSTGEEPYSLSMVFNERIEQIDKWDVKILATDLSTRVLEKAKKGLYHKDRLKSINAQWLQTYFKKGSDNFEDYYQVKDVLKNIIVFRRFNLMEQTFPFKGQFDFIFCRNVMIYFNKQTQTELISKYYKHLAPEGHLFIGHSESLAGTNSKFNYVIPTVYQK from the coding sequence ATGGAAATAGACCTTACTGACCAGGAATTTGCCCTATTTCAGAAATTAATTTATGACGAAAGCGGCATCAACCTTTCCCCGGCGAAAAAAGAATTGTTAAAATCCCGCCTGGCAAAGCGTTTACGCACTCTTTCCCTGAAATCCTTCCGGGAATACCATACCTATGTTACGGAAAGGGATGTTACCGGGAAAGAAATGATTCACATGATTGATTGCATTTCAACTAATCTTACTGAATTTTTCAGGGAAATTGCGCATTTTAATTTTTTATCAGAAAAACTCCTTCCGGCATTGCTAAAAAAAAAGAAGAAAATGAAAGAAAAAAAATTAAGAGTGTGGAGCGCAGGATGTTCAACCGGGGAGGAACCTTACAGTCTTTCTATGGTTTTTAATGAACGTATCGAACAAATAGACAAATGGGACGTAAAAATATTGGCGACAGACCTTTCTACCAGGGTATTGGAAAAGGCAAAAAAGGGATTGTATCATAAAGACCGCTTAAAAAGCATAAACGCCCAGTGGTTACAGACATATTTTAAAAAAGGCAGCGATAACTTTGAAGACTACTATCAGGTGAAGGACGTATTGAAAAATATTATTGTGTTTAGAAGGTTTAACTTAATGGAACAAACCTTTCCCTTTAAGGGACAGTTTGATTTTATATTTTGCAGAAACGTTATGATTTATTTTAACAAGCAAACACAAACCGAACTTATTTCAAAGTATTACAAACACCTTGCACCTGAAGGCCATCTTTTCATCGGCCATTCCGAAAGCCTGGCAGGCACAAACAGCAAATTCAACTATGTTATTCCAACGGTATATCAGAAATAA
- a CDS encoding bactofilin family protein encodes MAGLFRRGTMVSDEREKNSKSKKEVGMGEGNITYLTPDAEFRGTIKFTRTLKIDGKFDGEMLTDEGEVIVGSTGVVKANVKVKNAIVEGQVDGNIIASERVELRKNAKLMGDLQAKTLVIDEGVIFVGKCSVHPEGFTERPKMNENKTAGKAL; translated from the coding sequence ATGGCAGGTTTATTCCGAAGGGGAACGATGGTTTCCGATGAAAGAGAAAAAAATAGTAAATCAAAAAAGGAGGTTGGGATGGGAGAGGGAAATATAACGTATTTGACGCCGGATGCGGAGTTCAGGGGTACTATTAAGTTTACCAGAACGCTAAAAATTGACGGAAAATTTGACGGAGAGATGTTAACAGACGAAGGAGAGGTTATTGTCGGAAGCACCGGCGTTGTCAAGGCGAATGTTAAGGTGAAGAATGCCATTGTCGAGGGGCAAGTGGACGGAAATATTATCGCTTCTGAAAGGGTTGAACTTAGGAAAAACGCAAAATTAATGGGGGATTTGCAGGCGAAAACGCTTGTAATTGACGAAGGCGTTATATTTGTCGGCAAATGCAGCGTACATCCTGAAGGATTTACGGAGAGGCCTAAAATGAACGAAAACAAGACGGCAGGTAAAGCCCTGTAG
- a CDS encoding transporter gives MRILITMALFLLFVNRAVFALGECGLACSLSGSTISEVTFGDKFGLSLQYVYTKMETIRDGDSRIGSNTLLDKVASEWPDMPEGSKSFTIPTRMIMQKYTITGSYAATDRLQFLVSVPYLINDMDMKMRMRHQMDGEHFMDMDMKMEMETVEGLGDISIMGLYSLRENEIDRPAERLMVGFGLKTPTGKNDENTDSGNRVHAMMQLGTGSWDPLFLVNYMREFSPFVLQGNLLYQLTTAGDEGYEFGDQISLDISARYPVNKYISPGLELNGLHTGSNNDHDNNFSRPETSLLDNPDNTGITAFYVTPLVNVKIPKTGCSTDLKFQYPLYQHVRGIQQVVDWRIMASVVWNF, from the coding sequence ATGAGAATTCTAATAACGATGGCTTTGTTTTTATTATTTGTCAACAGGGCGGTATTTGCTTTAGGCGAATGCGGCCTTGCATGCAGCCTTTCAGGCTCAACAATTTCGGAAGTAACTTTTGGAGATAAATTTGGGTTGTCACTTCAGTATGTCTATACGAAAATGGAGACAATAAGGGACGGTGACAGTCGTATCGGCAGCAACACATTATTGGATAAGGTTGCTTCTGAGTGGCCTGATATGCCTGAAGGGTCAAAAAGTTTTACAATACCTACGAGAATGATTATGCAGAAATACACGATTACCGGTTCATATGCAGCCACAGACCGATTACAGTTTCTTGTTTCCGTTCCCTATCTTATCAATGATATGGACATGAAAATGCGGATGCGGCATCAAATGGACGGGGAACATTTTATGGACATGGATATGAAAATGGAGATGGAAACTGTTGAAGGGCTTGGTGATATATCCATTATGGGATTATACTCCCTGCGTGAAAATGAGATTGATCGCCCTGCAGAGAGGCTTATGGTCGGGTTTGGACTAAAAACTCCTACCGGTAAAAATGACGAAAATACCGATTCCGGCAATCGTGTGCATGCTATGATGCAATTGGGAACAGGCTCATGGGATCCTCTTTTCCTTGTTAATTATATGCGTGAATTTTCCCCCTTTGTTTTGCAAGGGAATCTGCTCTACCAGCTTACAACGGCAGGAGACGAAGGTTACGAGTTTGGCGATCAGATTTCATTAGATATTTCTGCAAGATATCCTGTGAATAAATATATCAGCCCCGGGCTTGAATTAAACGGACTTCACACAGGCAGTAACAATGACCATGATAATAATTTCTCAAGACCTGAAACGTCTCTGCTTGACAATCCTGACAACACGGGTATCACAGCATTTTACGTTACACCCCTTGTTAATGTAAAAATCCCTAAGACGGGATGCAGCACCGACTTGAAATTTCAGTATCCGCTATATCAGCATGTAAGAGGCATTCAGCAGGTAGTGGATTGGCGGATAATGGCTTCGGTTGTGTGGAATTTTTAA
- a CDS encoding response regulator: protein MKRILVVDDAKVVRMVIKQILTRNDFLVVGEAENGREALEKYKELKPDAVTMDIVMPEVDGIQGLKDILAYDKNAKVVMISAIDQRDALQAALLNGACDFVVKPFEDDRMVSSLNSILAKE from the coding sequence ATGAAACGAATACTTGTTGTGGATGACGCGAAGGTTGTAAGAATGGTTATCAAACAAATATTGACGCGTAACGACTTTCTGGTGGTCGGAGAGGCGGAAAACGGCAGGGAAGCCCTTGAAAAATATAAGGAATTAAAACCTGATGCGGTAACCATGGATATCGTAATGCCGGAAGTAGATGGGATCCAGGGGCTGAAGGACATACTCGCTTATGATAAAAATGCAAAGGTAGTTATGATTTCGGCAATTGACCAGCGGGACGCATTACAGGCGGCGCTTCTTAACGGAGCATGTGATTTTGTGGTAAAACCATTTGAAGACGACCGCATGGTATCGTCCTTAAATTCTATACTTGCCAAAGAATAA
- a CDS encoding protein-glutamate methylesterase/protein-glutamine glutaminase — protein sequence MNGKIKVLIVDDSAVVRKILSSGLSKYPDIEVVGTAPDPFVARDKIVTLKPDVVTLDVEMPRMDGISFLQRLMAYYPLPVIMVSSLTQSGCETTLKALEVGAVDFVAKPTLDVSNSLNDVIDELAEKIRTSVRVKIKKKVLKTTDTKRPQTSQALIKTTHKIVAIGASTGGTEALKEVLTQMPPNAPGIVIVQHMPALFTKAFADRLNTLCAIRVSEAKDGESVVPGTALIAPGGYHMALNRSGARYYVTINQDPPVRRHRPSVEVLFESVAKYAGANAIGVIMTGMGDDGASGLLKMKEAGANTIAQDEESCVVFGMPKEAIKLGAAEKIVSLEKIPSAILSFLN from the coding sequence TTGAACGGTAAAATAAAGGTTTTGATTGTAGATGATTCCGCTGTCGTGAGAAAAATTCTCTCTTCCGGCCTGAGTAAATACCCTGACATTGAAGTTGTAGGTACAGCGCCTGACCCGTTTGTCGCCAGAGATAAGATAGTAACGCTAAAACCTGATGTTGTGACTTTAGATGTAGAAATGCCGCGGATGGACGGGATATCTTTTTTGCAGAGATTGATGGCGTATTATCCTTTGCCGGTAATTATGGTAAGTTCTTTGACACAATCAGGCTGTGAAACCACATTAAAAGCATTAGAGGTTGGGGCGGTGGATTTTGTGGCGAAACCCACACTGGATGTTTCAAACTCTCTTAACGACGTCATAGATGAATTGGCGGAAAAGATAAGGACATCCGTAAGGGTCAAAATTAAAAAAAAGGTGTTAAAAACAACTGATACAAAACGCCCACAAACAAGCCAGGCACTAATTAAAACCACGCATAAAATTGTTGCTATCGGCGCTTCCACTGGAGGCACAGAAGCATTGAAAGAAGTGTTGACACAAATGCCTCCTAATGCACCCGGCATAGTAATCGTGCAGCATATGCCGGCTTTATTTACAAAAGCATTTGCCGACCGACTGAATACCCTATGTGCTATACGTGTAAGCGAGGCGAAGGATGGAGAAAGTGTTGTTCCTGGAACTGCGCTGATCGCGCCGGGTGGTTACCATATGGCGCTAAACAGGAGTGGCGCGAGGTATTACGTTACCATAAACCAGGATCCCCCCGTTCGCAGACACAGGCCATCCGTGGAAGTATTATTCGAATCTGTTGCAAAATATGCCGGAGCCAATGCAATCGGCGTCATTATGACGGGCATGGGCGATGACGGTGCAAGTGGTCTCTTGAAAATGAAGGAGGCAGGGGCGAATACTATCGCTCAGGATGAAGAGAGTTGCGTTGTATTTGGCATGCCGAAAGAGGCGATTAAACTGGGAGCGGCGGAAAAAATAGTATCTCTCGAAAAAATTCCTTCCGCCATCTTATCATTTCTGAATTGA
- a CDS encoding methyl-accepting chemotaxis protein, translating to MFGKMTIMTRLIVTIVISIAIGSGILSVIVMKREKAQMLEEVKKEARMAANQLMSVRQVIATKQQAINNDSKGNFEFKGVIPAVVGREVAEHFSQTTIYKMKQTSLQYRNPSNKPDAWETRQLERFAANPDLKEISEITIEDWNLGAASQIFRLMVPLKITEACLVCHGYPETSPTGDGKDISGRQMEGYKLGEIRGGISVVAPMDSINAAIAANRNFSILGNGIFVLLISGVVFFVTKGVVSLLKRTVNHLNAGAEEVAAASSQISSSSQSLADGASQQAASVEETSASIEEMSSMTAKNADNAEEASHLTVKAKSSAEEGHETMKSLQTIMRELHGGNNQILAIIKSIDEIAFQTNLLALNAAVEAARAGEHGKGFAVVADEVRNLAQRCATASKETADLINARVQSNDNALKITEVFAEKLKEIATDTKKVADLMGEISAASREQSEGVGQIGKAMTSIDNVTQQNAANAEQMASASEELSSQSVNLREVVLELAAQVGGIREEAMEPEVKKKTSLKKEITYHRRPALEAYKAGGSKGRKHVRKNDEGESGKKPEDIIPMDGEFSDF from the coding sequence ACAAGGCTCATCGTGACAATAGTTATCTCAATCGCGATAGGATCCGGTATTTTATCGGTGATTGTCATGAAGAGGGAAAAGGCGCAAATGCTGGAGGAAGTAAAAAAGGAGGCGCGTATGGCGGCGAATCAGCTTATGTCTGTCCGGCAGGTGATTGCGACAAAACAGCAGGCCATAAACAATGATTCCAAAGGCAACTTCGAATTCAAAGGGGTAATCCCCGCAGTGGTTGGTCGTGAAGTGGCAGAGCACTTCAGCCAGACTACCATATACAAAATGAAGCAAACAAGCCTGCAATACAGAAATCCATCGAATAAACCCGATGCGTGGGAAACCAGACAGTTAGAACGCTTTGCCGCAAATCCTGATTTAAAAGAGATTTCAGAAATAACCATCGAAGACTGGAACCTGGGAGCGGCGTCGCAAATATTCCGCCTTATGGTACCACTAAAAATTACAGAAGCCTGCCTTGTATGTCATGGATATCCGGAGACAAGCCCTACGGGAGATGGCAAAGACATATCGGGAAGGCAAATGGAAGGGTACAAACTTGGAGAAATCAGGGGCGGAATAAGCGTGGTGGCGCCTATGGACAGTATAAATGCGGCAATTGCGGCAAACAGAAATTTCAGCATTCTGGGAAACGGGATTTTTGTCCTTCTTATTAGTGGTGTGGTATTCTTCGTTACCAAGGGGGTTGTATCTTTATTGAAAAGGACGGTTAATCACCTGAATGCGGGAGCGGAAGAAGTGGCTGCGGCGTCATCGCAAATATCTTCTTCAAGCCAGTCGCTTGCCGATGGGGCATCGCAGCAGGCAGCTTCCGTGGAGGAGACTTCCGCTTCAATAGAAGAAATGTCTTCGATGACGGCAAAGAATGCAGATAATGCAGAAGAGGCAAGCCATTTGACGGTCAAGGCAAAATCTTCGGCGGAGGAAGGCCACGAGACGATGAAATCATTGCAGACAATTATGCGTGAATTGCATGGAGGAAATAATCAAATTCTTGCAATTATCAAGTCGATTGACGAAATAGCGTTCCAGACAAACCTTTTAGCGCTGAATGCCGCAGTAGAGGCCGCAAGGGCCGGTGAACACGGGAAGGGATTTGCCGTGGTTGCGGACGAGGTTCGCAATTTAGCCCAAAGGTGCGCAACGGCGTCAAAAGAAACGGCAGACCTGATCAATGCGCGTGTACAGAGCAATGACAACGCCTTAAAGATTACCGAGGTGTTTGCAGAAAAGCTGAAGGAAATAGCAACGGATACGAAGAAGGTTGCAGATTTGATGGGAGAGATCTCAGCGGCTTCAAGGGAACAATCGGAAGGGGTAGGCCAGATAGGAAAAGCTATGACGTCCATAGATAACGTTACCCAACAAAATGCAGCCAATGCAGAACAAATGGCATCCGCCAGCGAAGAACTATCTTCCCAGTCGGTGAATTTAAGAGAAGTCGTGCTCGAACTCGCAGCACAGGTCGGCGGGATACGGGAGGAGGCTATGGAACCGGAGGTTAAGAAAAAAACATCCTTGAAAAAAGAAATCACTTATCACAGAAGACCTGCCCTAGAGGCTTACAAGGCTGGAGGGAGCAAAGGCCGCAAACATGTTCGCAAAAATGATGAGGGGGAATCAGGGAAAAAACCTGAAGATATAATACCTATGGATGGTGAGTTCAGTGATTTCTGA
- a CDS encoding cobyrinate a,c-diamide synthase encodes MEKSSSAYPRILVAGTHSGAGKTTVTLGLMSALKEKGYSVQGFKTGPDYIDPSHHTAITGRLSRNLDTWLMSRDVCLELFDHAMDNADIALIEGVMGLFDGSLNGTESGSSAGLSKVLKAPVILVMDAKGMSGSAGAVALGFKKFDEELAIHGIILNRVGSERHYNAVKKSIEENSGIPVLGYLPKNDEIGLPERHLGLVPSIEQEFSKAVYQKIGDILSKTVDIERIIDIGFSADKLPSFQKKIFSGISERYNLRIAVAMDEAFNFYYHDNLDLLEAYGVELAYFSPMYDKYVPADVSAIYIGGGFPELHAPLLSSNTTMKESIRKAYKNGVVFYGECGGMMYLLEHLTAFNNKSYEMCGLFKGGTKMEQKRQGLGYITVKGIHDTLLCRKDEVFRAHEFHWSSLHQIPGHTPSAYEIVKEGHDKPKQEGFFTSRALCSYVHIHFASDIRLLRRFLESVRIASIQK; translated from the coding sequence ATGGAAAAATCATCATCAGCTTATCCGAGAATATTGGTAGCAGGCACGCATAGCGGTGCTGGCAAAACAACCGTTACCCTTGGTTTAATGTCGGCATTAAAAGAAAAGGGATACTCCGTACAGGGCTTTAAAACGGGGCCTGATTATATTGACCCTTCGCATCATACGGCCATTACCGGCAGATTGTCCCGTAATCTGGACACATGGCTCATGAGCAGGGATGTATGCCTAGAATTGTTTGACCATGCGATGGACAATGCGGATATTGCCCTCATAGAAGGGGTAATGGGGCTGTTTGACGGCTCATTAAATGGAACGGAATCCGGAAGTTCCGCCGGTCTTTCAAAGGTATTAAAAGCACCGGTAATACTGGTGATGGATGCAAAGGGTATGTCAGGGAGTGCGGGGGCGGTGGCTCTGGGTTTCAAAAAGTTTGATGAGGAATTAGCTATCCATGGAATAATTTTGAACAGGGTGGGAAGCGAGCGGCATTACAATGCTGTTAAAAAATCAATTGAAGAGAACAGCGGCATTCCTGTGCTCGGATATCTGCCGAAGAATGATGAAATAGGACTGCCGGAGCGCCACCTGGGACTTGTACCTTCCATAGAACAGGAGTTTTCCAAAGCCGTGTATCAGAAAATAGGAGACATATTATCAAAGACGGTTGATATAGAAAGAATAATTGACATTGGTTTCTCGGCGGACAAGCTTCCTTCTTTTCAAAAGAAGATATTTAGCGGCATTTCGGAACGATATAATTTAAGAATTGCGGTCGCAATGGATGAGGCGTTTAATTTTTATTACCATGATAATCTTGATTTGCTGGAGGCATATGGTGTTGAACTTGCCTATTTCAGCCCTATGTATGATAAATATGTGCCGGCGGATGTTTCTGCCATTTATATAGGAGGCGGTTTTCCGGAATTGCATGCTCCATTGCTTTCGTCAAATACCACTATGAAGGAATCGATAAGAAAGGCATATAAGAACGGGGTAGTATTCTATGGTGAATGCGGGGGAATGATGTATTTGCTTGAGCATTTAACAGCGTTTAATAACAAGTCATATGAAATGTGTGGACTCTTTAAGGGTGGCACGAAAATGGAGCAAAAGAGGCAGGGCCTGGGGTATATTACCGTGAAGGGTATCCACGATACCCTGTTATGTAGAAAAGACGAGGTATTCAGAGCGCACGAATTTCACTGGTCATCACTGCACCAGATACCCGGGCATACGCCTTCTGCCTATGAAATTGTGAAAGAAGGACATGATAAACCAAAACAGGAAGGCTTCTTTACATCGCGTGCGCTTTGTTCCTATGTACACATCCATTTTGCATCAGATATCAGATTGTTAAGGCGTTTTCTCGAATCGGTCAGAATCGCGTCAATTCAGAAATGA